The window TATGGTTGCCGGACCGAGCGAGGTGCTCATCCTTGCCGACGATTCGGCGCGCCTTGAGTGGATCGCGGCGGACATGTTGGCTCAGGCGGAACACGATCCCGATGCGCAGTCAGTCGCGATCCTCATTGGTCGCAAGGATGGGAAGGCACTGGCCGAAGAAGTTCGCTGCCAGGTCGAGCCAGCCAAGCGCCGCACGATCCTGGAAAAGTCGCTGCGAGACCATGGCGTCGTGATCGAGGTAAAGACCCTGGACGAAGCGATTGCGCTCGCGGAAGAGAAGGCTCCAGAGCACCTTGAGATTCTCACGCGCGGAGCACGATCGGTTGCGAAGCGACTGCGCAATGCGGGCTCGATCTTCATCGGCAGCCATAGCGTCGAAGCCATCGGCGACTACATTGCCGGGCCAAATCACGTACTGCCGACGGGCGGAACCGCGCGATTCTTCTCACCGCTCTCTGTCCAGGATTTCCTCAAGATGACCCAGATGATCGAGTGCCCGCCGAAGGCGCTCAAAACTGTGGGCCCAGCCGCCGCACGATTCGCCGACTCTGAAGGGCTGGAAGCGCACGCCCTCTCCATCCGGAAGCGGCTGAAGAAGCAGTGACGCGGGAAGACAAGTTCGTCCTTGTATCACTTCAGGCGAGACACAAGAATGCCCCATCAAAGAAAGACGGAAGACTGAGATGACCGGTCCCATTCCGAGAGCCAGCGTCGCCGCGATGACGGGCTACACGCCCGGAGAGCAGCCCAAGACGGCCGATCTGATCAAATTGAACACGAATGAGAACCCCTATCCGCCTTCGCCCGCGGTGATGGAAGCGCTCGCGAATCTGGATCCGAACGCCGCACGCAAGTATCCGCCGCCAATGGCGGATGCGCTGCGCGAAGCGATCGCACGCGATTTGACGATCAGACCGGAGCAGATTCTGATCACGAATGGCTCCGACGAGATCCTGCGCCTGGCAGTTGAGGCGTACGTTGAGCCAGGCGAGCGCGTCGGCTATTTGTGGCCGACATATTCGCTATACCCGGTGTTTGTCGCAAAGGCTGGAGCGGAAGAGGTTCGCCTCGGCTGGAACGTCGGTGGACGCACGCAGGAAGAAGCACTATTGAATGCACCGAAAGATTTGAAGGTGCTGTTCATCACGAATCCGAATCCGCCAGTCGGTCTGGAGGTCTCCGTCGAGATCATCCGCCGCGTGGCCGAGCAGCTCCCCCAGACATTGATCGTCGTGGATGAAGCCTACATCGCGTACGGGGGCGAGTCGTCGGTTCCGCTGCTTCACGAAGAACTGGCGAACATCCTCGTCACTCGCTCCTTCTCCAAGAGCCATAGTCTCGCCGGGCTTCGCGTCGGGTTAGGAGCCGGATCTCCGGGCGTTATGGATGTGCTGTTCCGCATCAAGGATTCTTACAACGTCAGTGCCGCAGGCCTGGCGGCGGGTCTGGCCGCGTGGAACGATGTAGAATACACGGAGCAGATTATCGGCCGCATTCGCTCGACGCGCGCGAAGCTGACTTCCGAATTGCACGATCTTGGTTTCTCGGTGCCTGCCAGCTCAGGCAATTTCGTCTTCGCGCGCGGTGGCGATGCGCCGGCGCTCTTCAAAGAACTCCGCAATAACCGTATCCTCGTTCGCTACTTCGACACCCCAGAGTTGCGCGACGGAATGCGCATCACAGTTGGGACGCTGGCCGAAGTGACGGCATTGATCGAATTGCTGCGCGGACCCATTGTGGGATTGCCGGATCCACCCACTCAACCCGACGCACAACCTGTCGAGCAGACGCTGTAAGAAACTGCGGCCCCTCTTCACAAAGAAGAGGGGCCGATTCGTTTCATGCGGTCGGGTTGAGCCTAACGACCCATCATGTCTCCGACATCAATTGCTCCATCGCCGTTAATATCGGTAGGTTCGTTGCCGTCATCGATTGCCAGCACATCGGAGAGGACCTCGCTCCATAGCGCAGGAATATCACCGATGGCATTGCCGACTTCGTTCGTCACGATCGGGTCTTCCAGATCGAAGATGATCGTGGCAATGTTGCGGATCGTGACGGAAAGATCCGTCGCCGTCGTGTCCTTGGGCTTCACGGAGAAGACGATGTAGCCCTCGCCGCGGTGCGTTTCGTCATTCGGAGGCAGGAAGCCTGCCAACGTATCCAGCGGCAGTTCCTCCGTTTCCGGATCGAGCGTGCGGAACGTGAAGTCAACGCGACCGGACGTATCGTCGACGCTGCCGCGAATGTTGACAAGCCACTCCGCCCCAACGTCCGCACGGTAGTCGGCGATACTGACGTACTCGTTTATTGCAGCCGGACGTTCGGGGAAGCTCATTTGCTGATCTCCCCATCCCAGTTCCTGAACACGGAACGTGGTCCAATCGATATCGGCAGCCAAGTCGTCGGTGATGAACACTTCCTGTGCGGGCGCCGTCGCTTCGGGCTTGTTCTCAAACAGGATCGTGTAGACCAGCTCGTCATCTCGTTCGACGATGTGGTAAACGCCCCAGCCAAGCGGCGCCTGCTTCTCGTTGGGATCGGTAGGTTGGATTTCATTCATGCGCGTGCGATCAACTTCGTCGCGCGGCTCGGGCGGTTTGCGCGGACGCGGCTTCTTGTAGGTCGGCTTACAGGAATCGCCGCAGCATACATCGTCCGGCCGCGGAATAGCGCGCTCAACGCGTGCGATGTCAGCGCGAGTGAGAACCTTCGCGGTCGTCGTGTTGGAAACCTCAGAGGTGAGTGTAGCCGGGATGTAAGAAACACCTGCCCAGGTTCCACTTCCGGTCGTTGCGTAACGAAGCCGCGTGTCGGCCGGTGTATCGAGATCGCCGTCCTCATCCTCGGACCAAACCAACAGCGCCATCGTGTCCACCGCGGCCATCGTCGGCCCGTCGCACCAGGCAGACGTGCTGACGACAGTTGGGGTACTCCAGAAGCTTCCAGTCCATGTCGACGAAACGATGTTCGACTGCGTGTCGGAAACAACCTGCACCCAGACCGCGAAGATCTTCGATCCAATGCGGAGAATAGCGGGCTGTTCGTTGCGTCCCGGCAGCGTATCGATCGCGATCGGCGTCGACCAGACATCGGCAATTCGGCGCGAGAACACGATGTGGGACTGCTGAGCAGTTGCATCGACAGTTGCAATTGGCGAGTTGGAATCGAGCCCAGTAGCCGAGGCCTGCGACCAGACGGCGAAGAGATTGCCGCTCGCATCGAAGATCATCTGCGGATCGCGATTGAATTGTCGCTCCGTCTGGATCGGCGACGGTGCCGACCAGCCGGTTCCGTCATCGACGGAGAACACAACCTGGTTGCCGAGGCCGTTCGCGTAGTCGCCAACGTCCTTGGTCCAGATCATGAGCGATTCACCTGCGGTGCCATTGCGCAGCGCTGAAGGCTGACCGTCGTCGTACAGATCGGAGGCGATCGTACTCAGCACAGGTGTGCCTTCGTACGTGCCACCCGTTCCCGTCAGAGGCTCGGCAACTGTCTCGAGCGATTCAGTTACAACAAGATCGCCATCGATATACGTGCGCGAGTAGTGCATCACCTTATCGGTCACCCAACGGTCTTCGCGGAAATCTGGAAGACCGCGGCGACAGGCATCGCCCCATTGCTTGCTGATCTTGCGCTTCGCGAATCCGCCGAAGATCGCAGCTTCGCCGGATAGCGTAACGCATGCGCCGTCGACCTTGAAGCCTTCGTTCGGATTCCACTGATACGAGCCGGTGATGTTCAGATCGCCCTGGCCCTTGCCGACGCCGAGGTTATCCTCGATAACAACGCGTCCGCCGGCGATGCAGTCGATTCCGATGTATCCCGTGTCGGGCAGCCCTGTGAACTCGTGATTCCAGTACAGCGCGCCCTTCATTTGGACGGCGACCGGGATGGAGAAGGTCGCCTTCCCAACGGGAACACCGCCGACAATAATCGGCAACGGACGAGCGAACTCCGTCTCCAGACCGCCCGTGGCTGTCATCTTCATCGTCCATGGCATGTAGCGACAAGGCTTGCAGGAGAGGCGGTAGGAGGCCTCGATGGTGCCACTGCCGTTGGCCTTCAGCGAATCGCCCAACTCGATGGCGATGTTCGCGCCACCACTCTTCTTGTACTCGCCACAGGTCTTCGGCCCTTCACACAGTTCGAAGCCAACTTCGGCGGCGTAGCTCTTGCCGAAGACTTCCTGCAGGCGCTGCGGAATCTCGATCTTCGTCGCGAAGTTCAAGCTGTCGCACGTATCGCGGGCGGGATTCTCAAGAATGATCGGCGGCGTGTACCAATCCCCCGCCGAGGAAGGATCGACGGCCGCCATGTAGAGATCCGTGTCGTCGGCCGTGCCGTTGGCGCGCTGCATCCAAATCACGCGCCAGGTTCCGTCGGGAGCCAACGTCAAACGCGGCGCCAGATCGTCGTTGGCGTCGCTGGTCAGGGCCTGCGGGACAGTCCACTGGAACGCGGTCCCATCCCAGTCACCGGCGGACCAGACAAGCGTGTTCACACCGTTCGCGTCCATCTCTTCCCAAACGGCCAGCATACCATCCTGACCAGCCCCGAAGAGGTTCGCATCGTAGACAACGTGAGGGGCAGATCCAACGGTGTCGGCGAGAGCCGCCGAACCTTGCCACGTCGAATTCTGCCACGCCAGCGAATAGAGTTCGCCGCCGTTATCCCACACGAGCATCGCCTTGCCGGAACCGCCCGAGGTGAGCGATGGAGAGCGGCCAAGCAGCACGTTATCCGGTCCCTGGATCGTTGGATCGGTGTCGTAGATCGGAATGTCGCCGGCCTGCACATCGATCTGACCGGAGATAGTCAACATCACGGGTGAATCGAGGAAGTACCCGTTCACGTACAGGTCGTAGTCACCGTCGGGCAGATTGCTGAAACAGAACTCGCCGTTGCTATTCGAACGCGCGACCAGAGGCGCGCTGTCAGGATCGGCGATGTCGTAGAGCTTCACGGCGGCCGAAGGCTGGGGCCTTCCATAGGGCAGCAGCAGCAATCGGCCACTGATCGCAGCGGCTGGTGCGCCGGCGGCCAGGCGTGCCTCCAGGTCAATCAGGTGACTGACCGAGTAGGCCGGATCCGGAGACGCCGTGCCGCGATTGCTGATGCGTTGGGCAGCATCCTTCAACATATCGATGTGGTCCGCCGTGGTGGCACCGAGGCGGGATTTAAGCGTCGGCCATGCTGCATCCCAAGTTGCAGTGTCGATCACTTCAGGGCGCAGCGTGTCCTTCTGCGAGTCCCAATCGATCACGGAACTGTCCGCGAGCTTCTGCTCCAGGACGAGTTGGAAGGATTCATTCAATTGGCGCTGGAAGTACACGTCGATCGTCTTGCGGAACTCGGGAGGCATCGAACCGGCATTATTGCTAGGTCCGATTGAGAGAATCTGAAGGTTGTCCGTTCCGGCTTCTTCAAGGAGAGATGTCCGAAGCGTTGCATCATCCACCGTGGCGGAAATAACCAGAATTCGAGCGTCGGCGTCTGCATCGCCGGTGTTCTGATAGGTGAGCGATGCAATCTGCGGACGGCCTGCACGGAAGCTCCACGTCTGATGCTGGAAGCTTGCCGAGAACTCCGCGCCGAGACCTTGGGTGATTTCAAATGCGGCAGACAGAATACGCTCTGTCGCGTCGGGCCATACCGCGACGACATCCGCCGTCCCAACCGGCAAGCCGGTCAAATCCATCGGAACAACGAGCTTGGTCGCTGTGTAGGAACTCGGTGTGAATGTTCCGAGAACAGCGCGACTGCCATCGCGCAGCTCGACCGACATGCCGGATGTGAACCCTGCGCCGGTCAGTTCCTGCGTGAATTCCCCTGCATTACCGGCGGCTTCGGTTTCAACGCTTTCCAGGTAGTACCGCTCATCGGTTGCCTGAAGCTGATAGCTGCCTGAGCCGCTGGGGCTGTTGTATTCCACGGCGATGTAGTAAATGCCGGTCGGCGGTGAGGGAATAACAATGTTCCAGCCGCCGTCGCGTTCGTGTCCCCGCCGATCATAGAAGGCCGGCGTTGGTTGTTCGCCATCGCGTTCCGTCAGAATCCACGTTCCATCGCCCGAGTTCGGAGTCAGGCGAATCAGCAGATTCTCGACGTCGCCGCTTTGCAGGGTCAGAACATAGTAGTCCGTTCCTGCGGTTGTGGCGCTCGTTGGTGAGTCCAATCCGAATGGCTGGACTTCGGATGAGCCGGCTTCATCGGGCGAAGTCGCCCACGGGACAAATGCCACATTGTTGCTCACTGGATCGCCCAGGCCGTCCGGATTCAACGAGGCATGATAGGGACCGCTGGGATCGCCCCACCAGCAATTGCGCGCGGGAAGCGGCGTGGGTTGGTAGGTCGATGCGTTTTGCACGGCGTAGGTGCCGTTGCCGGAGAAACGACACCCTTCGATCACGGATGGGAACTCGTCTCCAACAAATGCGTAGGCTCGAATGCCGATTCCTGCATTGTCATAGAAGTCGCAATTGTATGCGCGCGCGGGACCATACAGGTCGAGTCCCACGTCTCCGTTGTCGTGGAACACACAGTTCTCAACAACGG of the bacterium genome contains:
- a CDS encoding right-handed parallel beta-helix repeat-containing protein, with the protein product MSRVFAAAPDSCAANQGGTCKKQAGWVLAAAVLLFILGVSGPAAAQTITEDTIWTSADSPVHTTGITVADGFTLTIESGVEVRFADNGRLLVQSGGALVTAGSEAEPVIFTHDSDTPTSGGWIGIVVAQSGTLELSHAIVEYGGASHDPWQESGIISTSSHDTTLENCVLRYSYQDGIVTVENNSADFPAMMELSNVEISDCPRYGIQFQGFNHPTQSILSEVNIHDSGDSAIRFPGFDRNPIITSPTFANNGFDGIDVVASNNETRDYTIGGNTTWRVPYIRTPNGITGRIEEGARVLINGQLYNYDLFIETGGTLVVEGTENNPVVFTSDDENLTPGSMRESMFQRSSTIRLSHCRFEYGNTIYVVTSDFEARNVTIDHSAGRGLYYSPDTREPWSRALMIDLTINNCAAEPLILPSYMIWTPVLQGLSMSGNLHDWISLEGVSYLSMPTGIDITIEDPGYPFYTTYGISLYSENTITFGPGLEVILRGGTTVHNGLLRAIGTAENPVKFLDSEFDAGIPSTLNVNNGGRVEFSHCIVEGFVSISGGPTYGYSAFDADNCIFRNTTGSYGVHVDSGARTSFANCEFTGHDYSALSLQGYVADFDAVVENCVFHDNGDVGLDLYGPARAYNCDFYDNAGIGIRAYAFVGDEFPSVIEGCRFSGNGTYAVQNASTYQPTPLPARNCWWGDPSGPYHASLNPDGLGDPVSNNVAFVPWATSPDEAGSSEVQPFGLDSPTSATTAGTDYYVLTLQSGDVENLLIRLTPNSGDGTWILTERDGEQPTPAFYDRRGHERDGGWNIVIPSPPTGIYYIAVEYNSPSGSGSYQLQATDERYYLESVETEAAGNAGEFTQELTGAGFTSGMSVELRDGSRAVLGTFTPSSYTATKLVVPMDLTGLPVGTADVVAVWPDATERILSAAFEITQGLGAEFSASFQHQTWSFRAGRPQIASLTYQNTGDADADARILVISATVDDATLRTSLLEEAGTDNLQILSIGPSNNAGSMPPEFRKTIDVYFQRQLNESFQLVLEQKLADSSVIDWDSQKDTLRPEVIDTATWDAAWPTLKSRLGATTADHIDMLKDAAQRISNRGTASPDPAYSVSHLIDLEARLAAGAPAAAISGRLLLLPYGRPQPSAAVKLYDIADPDSAPLVARSNSNGEFCFSNLPDGDYDLYVNGYFLDSPVMLTISGQIDVQAGDIPIYDTDPTIQGPDNVLLGRSPSLTSGGSGKAMLVWDNGGELYSLAWQNSTWQGSAALADTVGSAPHVVYDANLFGAGQDGMLAVWEEMDANGVNTLVWSAGDWDGTAFQWTVPQALTSDANDDLAPRLTLAPDGTWRVIWMQRANGTADDTDLYMAAVDPSSAGDWYTPPIILENPARDTCDSLNFATKIEIPQRLQEVFGKSYAAEVGFELCEGPKTCGEYKKSGGANIAIELGDSLKANGSGTIEASYRLSCKPCRYMPWTMKMTATGGLETEFARPLPIIVGGVPVGKATFSIPVAVQMKGALYWNHEFTGLPDTGYIGIDCIAGGRVVIEDNLGVGKGQGDLNITGSYQWNPNEGFKVDGACVTLSGEAAIFGGFAKRKISKQWGDACRRGLPDFREDRWVTDKVMHYSRTYIDGDLVVTESLETVAEPLTGTGGTYEGTPVLSTIASDLYDDGQPSALRNGTAGESLMIWTKDVGDYANGLGNQVVFSVDDGTGWSAPSPIQTERQFNRDPQMIFDASGNLFAVWSQASATGLDSNSPIATVDATAQQSHIVFSRRIADVWSTPIAIDTLPGRNEQPAILRIGSKIFAVWVQVVSDTQSNIVSSTWTGSFWSTPTVVSTSAWCDGPTMAAVDTMALLVWSEDEDGDLDTPADTRLRYATTGSGTWAGVSYIPATLTSEVSNTTTAKVLTRADIARVERAIPRPDDVCCGDSCKPTYKKPRPRKPPEPRDEVDRTRMNEIQPTDPNEKQAPLGWGVYHIVERDDELVYTILFENKPEATAPAQEVFITDDLAADIDWTTFRVQELGWGDQQMSFPERPAAINEYVSIADYRADVGAEWLVNIRGSVDDTSGRVDFTFRTLDPETEELPLDTLAGFLPPNDETHRGEGYIVFSVKPKDTTATDLSVTIRNIATIIFDLEDPIVTNEVGNAIGDIPALWSEVLSDVLAIDDGNEPTDINGDGAIDVGDMMGR
- the hisC gene encoding histidinol-phosphate transaminase, translated to MTGPIPRASVAAMTGYTPGEQPKTADLIKLNTNENPYPPSPAVMEALANLDPNAARKYPPPMADALREAIARDLTIRPEQILITNGSDEILRLAVEAYVEPGERVGYLWPTYSLYPVFVAKAGAEEVRLGWNVGGRTQEEALLNAPKDLKVLFITNPNPPVGLEVSVEIIRRVAEQLPQTLIVVDEAYIAYGGESSVPLLHEELANILVTRSFSKSHSLAGLRVGLGAGSPGVMDVLFRIKDSYNVSAAGLAAGLAAWNDVEYTEQIIGRIRSTRAKLTSELHDLGFSVPASSGNFVFARGGDAPALFKELRNNRILVRYFDTPELRDGMRITVGTLAEVTALIELLRGPIVGLPDPPTQPDAQPVEQTL